The proteins below come from a single Podarcis muralis chromosome 8, rPodMur119.hap1.1, whole genome shotgun sequence genomic window:
- the LOC114601237 gene encoding uncharacterized protein LOC114601237, giving the protein MNRRHFFTESSRFHFSLELSRSIRECSLGKPNPPRRTDHADCQSHLRGCKDPVRNRPKYPEGHQPPLCPHVRSSPSLGIERASLFNRNAAEKLDTFFSQKLKARLSDRCEDLGTPQEDPTDPSGPWRDPRKEHAGPERNCRRQDHSRTTQGRGDATHAHGCHPCPRTLRHCLTGKGGASERVYWRQESSRPSTAVSSSARILPRCRISHVQSCTACQAFNRDTPTGMETLQENVWSLPEGKERAGLSAPRQRERTGPPCRRQVPDRFLKVQQWLEETPAEDPPAHPRQQGRGVGHRGSPGTMGWPPAYGSPDQKERDSWGEAGGCPSLDPTADIRQRMKSHQEEDPTHQASGLHACDDASTSPATCSCLFCEQQRPRATLVSGKKKPDPSAAEVAVQLQAENRIPRIVEAFERRSLREAKIVEREKAYLSARQRELEKRARAGKARGNARRGHHQASGAKARKPHAKEEEQMPREEPRPRAVPEEPPKRHQARERTAKPSFMDKLRGHY; this is encoded by the exons ATGAATCGGAGACACTTTTTCACTGAGTCTTCCCGGTTTCACTTCTCTTTAGAGCTCTCTAGATCCATCCGAGAATGCAGCCTTGGAAAGCCGAACCCGCCCAGAAGGACGGATCACGCTGATTGCCAAAGCCACCTCCGGGGTTGTAAGGATCCGGTGCGGAACCGCCCGAAGTATCCCGAGGGGCATCAGCCGCCGCTGTGCCCGCACGTGCGATCTTCGCCCAGCCTGGGTATAGAGAGGGCATCCCTGTTCAACCGCAATGCTGCAGAGAAGCTGGACACTTTCTTCTCCCAGAAGCTGAAAGCCCGCCTGTCCGACCGCTGCGAGGACCTGGGGACCCCTCAGGAAGACCCCACAGACCCCAGCGGGCCCTGGAGGGACCCCAGGAAGGAACACGCCGGCCCCGAGCGAAACTGCCGGAGGCAGGATCACAGCCGCACAACGCAAGGAAGAGGAGATGCCACCCATGCCCATGGCTGCCACCCATGCCCTCGGACCCTCCGGCACTGTCTCACTGGCAAAGGCGGGGCGTCGGAGCGCGTCTATTGGCGGCAGGAGAGCAGCAGGCCCTCCACAGCCGTCAGCAGCTCGGCACGGATCCTGCCTCGCTGCAGAATCAGCCACGTCCAGAGCTGTACTGCCTGCCAAGCGTTTAACAGAGACACGCCAACGGGCATGGAGACGCTCCAGGAGAACGTCTGGAGTCTGCCGGAAGGCAAGGAGAGAGCGGGTTTGAGTGCCCCCCGCCAGAGGGAAAGGACGGGGCCTCCTTGCCGGCGGCAGGTGCCAGACCGGTTTTTGAAAGTTCAGCAGTGGCTGGAGGAGACGCCGGCCGAAGACCCTCCGGCCCACCCAAGGCAACAGGGGCGTGGGGTTGGACATCGGGGCAGCCCAGGCACTATGGGGTGGCCACCTGCGTACGGATCACCGGATCAGAAGGAAAGGGATTCTTGGGGAGAGGCAGGAGGCTGTCCAAGTCTGGACCCCACAGCTGACATCAGGCAGAGAATGAAGAGCCATCAGGAAGAGGATCCCACGCATCAG GCTTCCGGGCTCCACGCCTGCGACGACGCCAGCACCTCTCCCGCCACGTGCTCCTGCCTCTTCTGCGAGCAACAGAGGCCCCGCGCCACGCTGGTCTCCGGCAAGAAAAAGCCGGACCCCTCCGCCGCGGAGGTGGCCGTGCAGCTGCAGGCGGAGAACCGGATCCCCCGGATCGTGGAGGCCTTCGAGCGCCGTTCGCTGAGGGAGGCCAAGATCGTGGAGAGGGAGAAGGCATACCTGTCGGCCCGGCAGAGGGAGCTGGAGAAGCGGGCAAGGGCGGGCAAGGCGCGTGGGAACGCCAGGCGAGGCCACCACCAGGCCAGCGGCGCCAAGGCAAGGAAGCCCCATGCCAAGGAAGAGGAGCAGATGCCGCGTGAGGAGCCCAGGCCCCGGGCAGTGCCAGAGGAGCCCCCAAAGCGCCACCAGGCGAGGGAGCGAACGGCCAAGCCTAGTTTCATGGACAAACTGCGAGGGCACTACTAG